The Microbacterium sp. KUDC0406 genome includes a window with the following:
- a CDS encoding L-fucose/L-arabinose isomerase family protein translates to MTADNTAALLPPHRRRRPRIGLVAGGLGTYWPQFPGLLPQLQESSRYVSERFAEMDAEVVDVGFISDAQEGAVAAERLRTADCDLIVLFLTTYLTSSMVLPIAQRAGSPVLVIDLQPTEKMDHAAFDTGAWLAYCGQCPVPEVGNVFRRAGIPFRSVSGWLRQESAWERIGRWISAAHVHAALRHARHGLMGHVYPGMLDVSTDLTLLPTTFGSHVEVLEFDDLRVRVERVTDTETAERMALAREIFTIDDSVQEADFAWGARVSVGLDRLVDDFGLDSLAYYHRGLDGEQHERLGAGMILGASLLTARGIPTTGEYELRTTVAQLATQVVGAGGSFCEIQALNFEDGVVEMGHDGPAHLAVSSRDPLLRGLGVYHGKRGWGVSVEFDVQHGPVTLLGLGQDRDGALSFVASEGVVVPGPLLAIGNTTSRVDFGRDPGEWVDAWSATGVGHHWSLSTGHRAETYRAAASLLGIDFREVRA, encoded by the coding sequence ATGACCGCAGACAACACCGCCGCCCTCCTCCCGCCGCACCGGCGCCGCAGGCCGAGGATCGGCCTCGTGGCCGGCGGCCTCGGCACCTACTGGCCGCAGTTCCCCGGGCTGCTCCCGCAGCTGCAGGAGTCGTCGCGCTACGTGTCGGAGCGATTCGCGGAGATGGACGCGGAAGTCGTCGACGTCGGCTTCATCTCGGATGCCCAGGAGGGGGCTGTCGCCGCGGAGCGTCTGCGCACTGCGGACTGCGATCTGATCGTGCTGTTCCTCACCACGTATCTCACGAGCTCGATGGTGCTGCCCATCGCTCAGCGCGCCGGATCCCCGGTGCTCGTCATCGACCTGCAGCCCACCGAGAAGATGGATCATGCCGCCTTCGACACCGGCGCCTGGCTCGCCTACTGCGGCCAGTGCCCCGTGCCCGAGGTCGGCAACGTCTTCCGCCGCGCGGGCATCCCGTTCCGGTCGGTCTCAGGCTGGCTCCGTCAGGAATCCGCCTGGGAGCGGATCGGACGATGGATCTCGGCCGCGCATGTGCACGCAGCGCTGCGGCATGCGCGTCACGGACTGATGGGGCACGTGTACCCGGGGATGCTCGACGTCTCCACGGACCTCACGCTGCTGCCGACCACGTTCGGATCCCACGTCGAGGTGCTCGAGTTCGACGACCTGCGGGTCAGGGTCGAGAGGGTGACCGACACGGAGACCGCCGAGCGCATGGCTCTGGCACGGGAGATCTTCACGATCGACGACTCCGTCCAGGAGGCGGACTTCGCCTGGGGCGCCCGGGTCTCGGTGGGCCTCGACCGGCTCGTAGACGACTTCGGGCTCGACTCCCTGGCCTACTACCACCGCGGACTCGACGGCGAGCAGCACGAGCGGCTGGGTGCCGGGATGATCCTCGGCGCCTCCCTGCTCACCGCGCGGGGCATTCCCACGACCGGTGAGTACGAACTGCGGACGACTGTCGCGCAGCTGGCGACGCAGGTGGTCGGAGCGGGCGGCTCGTTCTGCGAGATCCAGGCCCTGAACTTCGAGGACGGCGTGGTCGAGATGGGGCACGACGGCCCCGCTCATCTCGCCGTCTCCTCCCGCGACCCGCTGCTGCGCGGCCTCGGCGTCTACCACGGCAAGCGCGGCTGGGGCGTCTCGGTGGAGTTCGACGTTCAGCACGGTCCTGTCACGCTTCTGGGCCTGGGTCAGGACCGCGACGGCGCGCTGTCCTTCGTCGCCTCCGAGGGCGTCGTCGTGCCAGGCCCGCTGCTCGCGATCGGGAACACCACCAGTCGCGTCGATTTCGGACGCGACCCCGGGGAATGGGTTGATGCCTGGTCTGCGACGGGCGTCGGGCATCACTGGAGCCTGTCCACCGGCCACCGCGCGGAGACCTATCGCGCCGCGGCATCCCTCCTCGGCATCGACTTCCGCGAGGTGCGCGCATGA
- a CDS encoding L-rhamnose mutarotase, with translation MNRYCFQLQVAAEHLDEYRRRHAAVWPDMLHALQDSGWHNYSLFLRQDGLLIGYFESEGTLEQAQSAMAGTDVNERWQSEMARFFVDLDGAPDTGFLVLDEIFHLEDQLASTADKESTAS, from the coding sequence ATGAATCGCTACTGCTTCCAGCTGCAGGTCGCCGCCGAGCACCTCGACGAGTACCGCCGGCGTCATGCCGCCGTCTGGCCGGACATGCTTCACGCCCTGCAGGACAGCGGCTGGCACAACTACTCGCTGTTCCTGCGTCAGGACGGCCTGCTGATCGGATACTTCGAATCGGAGGGCACTCTCGAGCAGGCGCAGTCGGCCATGGCCGGCACCGATGTCAACGAGCGGTGGCAGTCCGAGATGGCGCGGTTCTTCGTCGATCTCGACGGTGCACCGGACACCGGCTTCCTCGTTCTCGACGAGATCTTCCACCTCGAGGATCAGCTCGCATCCACCGCCGACAAGGAGAGCACCGCATCATGA
- the rhaI gene encoding L-rhamnose isomerase, with protein MSSLSPSILSELEQQSIELPSWAFGNSGTRFRVFGTPGTPRDPFEKIADAAQVHAFTALAPSVALHIPWDMCDFGDLRRHAEDHGVRLGTINSNTFQDEDYKFGALTHEDDHVRRKAIDHHLACIDVMDQTGSRDLKIWLAEGSNYPGQADLRARQDRLHDSLQRIYARLGDDQRLVLEYKFFEPAFYHTDVPDWGTSYAQVAALGDKAMVCLDTGHHAPGTNIEFIVMQLLRLGKLGSFDFNSRFYADDDLIVGAADPFQLFRILFEVIRGDGLNNHDVAFMLDQCHNIEDKIPGQIRSVLNVQEMTARALLVDRDALAAAQSANDVLAANAVFMDAFYTDVRPALASWRESRGLSPDPMAAYLASGYQQRIAVDRVGGTQAGWGA; from the coding sequence ATGAGCAGCCTGTCCCCATCGATCCTGTCCGAGCTCGAGCAGCAGTCCATCGAGCTCCCCTCCTGGGCCTTCGGCAACTCCGGCACCCGGTTCCGGGTGTTCGGCACACCCGGCACTCCGCGCGACCCGTTCGAGAAGATCGCGGATGCCGCACAGGTGCACGCCTTCACGGCGCTCGCGCCGTCGGTGGCCCTGCACATCCCGTGGGACATGTGCGACTTCGGCGATCTGCGCAGACACGCCGAGGACCACGGCGTGCGGCTGGGGACGATCAACTCGAACACCTTCCAGGACGAGGACTACAAGTTCGGCGCACTCACCCATGAGGACGATCACGTCCGACGGAAGGCGATCGACCACCACCTCGCCTGCATCGATGTCATGGATCAGACCGGCAGCCGCGACCTGAAGATCTGGCTGGCCGAGGGATCGAACTATCCCGGGCAGGCCGATCTTCGTGCCCGCCAGGATCGCCTGCACGACTCCCTGCAGAGGATCTACGCCCGGCTGGGTGACGATCAGCGCCTGGTCCTGGAGTACAAATTCTTCGAACCGGCGTTCTATCACACGGATGTCCCGGACTGGGGGACGAGCTATGCGCAGGTGGCTGCGCTCGGCGACAAGGCGATGGTCTGCCTCGACACCGGCCACCACGCCCCCGGCACGAACATCGAGTTCATCGTCATGCAACTGCTGCGCCTCGGCAAGCTGGGCTCGTTCGACTTCAACTCCCGCTTCTACGCCGACGACGACCTGATCGTCGGCGCCGCCGATCCGTTCCAGCTGTTCCGCATCCTGTTCGAGGTGATCCGCGGAGACGGGCTGAACAACCACGATGTGGCATTCATGCTCGACCAGTGTCACAACATCGAGGACAAGATCCCGGGACAGATCCGCTCGGTGCTGAACGTGCAGGAGATGACCGCCCGCGCACTGCTCGTCGACCGCGACGCCCTCGCCGCCGCGCAGAGCGCGAACGACGTGCTGGCCGCCAATGCCGTGTTCATGGACGCTTTCTACACGGATGTCCGCCCCGCCCTGGCCTCCTGGCGCGAGTCCCGGGGACTCTCACCCGATCCGATGGCCGCCTACCTGGCATCCGGCTATCAGCAGCGGATCGCCGTCGACCGCGTCGGCGGAACCCAGGCCGGCTGGGGCGCATGA
- a CDS encoding bifunctional aldolase/short-chain dehydrogenase → MSADHEETDMTDPAAALIARSNRLGADPKNTNYAGGNTSAKGTSTDPVTGGPVELLWVKGSGGDLGTLTEQGLAVLRLDHMRALVNVYPGVDREDEMVAAFDYCLHGRGGAAPSIDTAMHGLVDAAHVDHLHPDSGIAIATAADGEALTTKIFGDRVVWVPWRRPGFQLGLDIAAIKAKNPQAVGCILGGHGITAWGDASDEAEANSLWIIDTAAAYIAEHGKAEPFGGVRTGFEAVPEAERRARAAALAPTIRGIASTDRPMLGHFTDSDAVLEFLASEKAPALAALGTSCPDHFLRTKVKPLILDLPATASAEEQIARLHELHAEYRADYQAYYDAHATPESPAIRGADPLIVLVPGVGMFSYGANKQTARVAGEFYVNAIGVMRGAEALSTYAPISDAEKFNIEYWALEEAKLQRMPKPKSHQGRVAFVTGAASGIGKAIATRLAAEGACVVVADLDLEKAQAAASELGNADVAIGVAANVADADAVRAALDAAVLAFGGVDLVVNNAGLSLSKPLLETTEKDWDLQHDVMAKGSFLVSKAAAKVLIDQKLGGDIIYISSKNSVFAGPNNIAYSATKADQAHQVRLLAVELGEHGVRVNGINPDGVVRGSGIFASGWGANRAATYGVAEEDLGQFYANRTILKREVVPENVADAVYVLTGPELSRTTGLHIPVDSGVAAAFLR, encoded by the coding sequence ATGAGCGCCGATCACGAGGAGACCGACATGACCGACCCCGCCGCCGCCCTCATCGCACGATCCAACCGCCTCGGCGCTGATCCGAAGAACACGAATTACGCCGGCGGGAACACCTCGGCGAAGGGGACGTCGACCGACCCGGTCACCGGCGGGCCCGTGGAGCTGCTCTGGGTGAAGGGCTCGGGCGGAGACCTGGGCACCCTCACCGAGCAGGGACTCGCCGTGCTGCGCCTGGACCACATGCGCGCGCTGGTGAACGTCTACCCCGGCGTCGACCGCGAGGACGAGATGGTCGCCGCATTCGATTACTGCCTGCACGGCAGGGGCGGCGCCGCCCCGTCGATAGACACCGCGATGCACGGACTGGTCGATGCCGCACACGTCGACCACCTGCATCCGGACAGCGGCATCGCGATCGCGACCGCCGCTGACGGCGAGGCGCTCACGACCAAGATCTTCGGCGACAGGGTCGTGTGGGTGCCGTGGCGCCGCCCCGGATTCCAACTCGGCCTCGACATCGCCGCGATCAAGGCGAAGAACCCGCAGGCTGTCGGCTGCATCCTCGGCGGCCACGGCATCACCGCGTGGGGCGACGCGAGCGACGAGGCCGAGGCGAACTCGCTGTGGATCATCGACACGGCAGCCGCCTACATCGCGGAGCACGGCAAGGCCGAGCCGTTCGGCGGTGTGCGCACCGGATTCGAGGCGGTGCCAGAGGCCGAGCGTCGTGCCCGTGCCGCAGCCCTGGCCCCGACGATCCGCGGCATCGCCTCGACCGACAGGCCGATGCTCGGGCACTTCACCGACTCCGACGCGGTGCTCGAGTTCCTGGCCTCCGAGAAGGCGCCGGCTCTGGCGGCGCTGGGCACGAGCTGCCCGGATCATTTTCTGCGCACGAAGGTCAAGCCGCTCATCCTGGACCTGCCGGCGACCGCATCCGCCGAGGAGCAGATCGCGCGACTGCACGAGCTGCACGCCGAGTACCGCGCCGACTACCAGGCCTATTACGACGCGCACGCCACTCCCGAGTCTCCTGCGATCCGCGGCGCGGATCCGCTGATCGTGCTGGTGCCCGGCGTCGGCATGTTCTCCTACGGCGCGAACAAGCAGACCGCCCGCGTCGCCGGCGAGTTCTACGTCAACGCGATCGGCGTGATGCGCGGCGCCGAGGCGCTGTCGACCTACGCGCCGATCTCGGACGCCGAGAAGTTCAATATCGAGTACTGGGCGCTCGAGGAAGCCAAGCTTCAGCGGATGCCGAAGCCGAAGTCGCACCAGGGCCGGGTCGCCTTCGTCACCGGCGCGGCCTCCGGCATCGGCAAGGCCATCGCCACCCGCCTCGCCGCCGAGGGCGCCTGCGTCGTGGTCGCCGACCTCGACCTCGAGAAGGCGCAGGCGGCGGCATCCGAGCTCGGGAACGCGGATGTCGCGATCGGCGTCGCCGCGAACGTCGCCGACGCGGATGCCGTGCGGGCAGCGCTCGATGCAGCCGTGCTGGCCTTCGGCGGTGTCGACCTGGTCGTGAACAACGCCGGCCTGTCGCTGTCGAAGCCGCTGCTGGAGACCACCGAGAAGGACTGGGACCTGCAGCACGACGTGATGGCGAAGGGGTCGTTCCTCGTCTCGAAGGCCGCCGCGAAGGTGCTCATCGATCAGAAGCTCGGCGGCGACATCATCTACATCTCCTCGAAGAACTCCGTCTTCGCCGGCCCGAACAACATCGCCTACTCCGCGACGAAGGCCGATCAGGCCCACCAGGTGCGGCTGCTCGCGGTCGAGCTCGGCGAGCACGGCGTGCGGGTCAACGGCATCAACCCCGACGGCGTCGTGCGCGGCTCGGGCATCTTCGCCTCGGGCTGGGGTGCGAACCGCGCCGCGACCTACGGCGTCGCGGAGGAGGACCTCGGCCAGTTCTACGCGAACCGCACGATCCTGAAGCGCGAGGTCGTCCCCGAGAACGTCGCGGACGCGGTCTACGTGCTGACCGGCCCGGAGTTGTCCCGCACCACCGGCCTGCACATCCCGGTCGACTCCGGCGTCGCGGCGGCTTTCCTGCGATGA
- a CDS encoding GntR family transcriptional regulator, giving the protein MPEIDIAIDPEAATPPFEQLRDGLRERIASGRLRPGTKLPPVRALAASLGLAANTVARSYRELEADGFVETRGRGGTVVAPRLDAPARHQRMLELTREYVAAVDALGVDRADIPRYVDRI; this is encoded by the coding sequence ATGCCAGAGATCGACATCGCCATCGACCCCGAGGCGGCGACTCCGCCGTTCGAGCAGCTCCGAGACGGTCTGCGCGAACGGATCGCGAGCGGCCGGCTGCGTCCGGGCACGAAGCTGCCTCCCGTTCGCGCGCTGGCGGCGTCGCTCGGCCTCGCGGCCAACACGGTCGCGCGCAGCTATCGCGAGCTGGAGGCCGATGGCTTCGTCGAGACGCGGGGACGAGGCGGCACGGTGGTCGCACCACGGCTGGACGCCCCGGCGCGCCACCAGCGGATGCTGGAGCTCACCCGCGAGTACGTCGCCGCGGTGGACGCGCTCGGTGTGGATCGCGCGGACATCCCGAGGTACGTGGACCGGATCTGA
- a CDS encoding carbohydrate ABC transporter permease, with amino-acid sequence MTATAPARLVPQPAPKATKRARRVTADQGERSIVSAFDRRRRGARLGMGATHVFLTVTLVIAGLGPILWLMKSAITPTQDTLSQPFALWPNGVDWANIATAWNDVGISHYFWNTILLAVGAWFFQLFVATTAGYGLSVLKPRYAPILNALVLATLFIPGIVLLVPLYLTIVNPPLVGQSMLNNYLAVWLPMAANAFNILLVKRFFDALPREVFEAARTDGAGPVRLFWSIVLPMSKPILGVVSVFAIIAAWKDYLWPMLVLPDPAVQPLSVRLPAVQSQTELDVFLAALAIATLIPIAMFLMFQSVFLRSAGLGGAVKG; translated from the coding sequence ATGACCGCGACCGCACCCGCGCGACTCGTTCCGCAGCCCGCTCCGAAGGCAACGAAGCGTGCACGCCGCGTGACCGCCGACCAGGGCGAACGCTCGATCGTCTCGGCCTTCGATCGCCGCAGACGCGGCGCCAGGCTCGGGATGGGCGCGACCCACGTGTTCCTCACCGTCACCCTGGTCATCGCCGGCCTGGGGCCGATCCTGTGGCTGATGAAGTCGGCGATCACCCCGACGCAGGACACGCTCTCGCAGCCGTTCGCGCTGTGGCCGAACGGCGTGGACTGGGCCAACATCGCGACGGCGTGGAACGACGTGGGCATCTCGCACTACTTCTGGAACACGATCCTGCTCGCGGTCGGGGCGTGGTTCTTCCAGCTGTTCGTGGCGACCACCGCCGGGTACGGACTGTCCGTGCTGAAGCCGCGCTACGCGCCGATCCTGAACGCGCTCGTGCTGGCGACCCTGTTCATCCCCGGGATCGTCCTGCTCGTGCCGCTCTACCTCACGATCGTCAACCCGCCGCTGGTCGGTCAGTCGATGCTGAACAACTACCTCGCCGTCTGGCTGCCGATGGCGGCGAACGCGTTCAACATCCTGCTCGTCAAGCGCTTCTTCGACGCTCTGCCCCGAGAGGTGTTCGAAGCGGCGAGGACCGACGGCGCAGGTCCAGTGCGGCTGTTCTGGTCGATCGTGCTGCCGATGTCGAAGCCGATCCTCGGTGTGGTCTCGGTGTTCGCGATCATCGCCGCCTGGAAGGACTACCTCTGGCCGATGCTCGTGCTGCCCGATCCCGCGGTGCAGCCCCTGTCGGTGCGGCTGCCGGCCGTGCAGTCCCAGACCGAGCTGGATGTGTTCCTGGCCGCCCTCGCGATCGCCACGCTGATCCCGATCGCGATGTTCCTGATGTTCCAGTCGGTCTTCCTGCGCTCCGCAGGTCTGGGCGGGGCGGTGAAGGGGTAA
- a CDS encoding carbohydrate ABC transporter permease encodes MTSLTDPQRRRPRRTPLTWYRGGGLWNLLFLLPMIVVFAVFSWSPIVQSVVMSLQKTNLITSDWVGLANYTKVLSDPLLGEAVLNTLWFAVLALIFGFPVPLFMAVLMSEVRRAKGIYSALAYLPVVIPPVVAVLLWKFFYSADPNGVFNTVLGWVGIPPQPWIQDAVQAMPSLVLEATWAGAGGSIIIYLAALLGVPPELYDAAEVDGAGVWRKVWHVTLPQLRGILFIMLILQIIATAQVFLEPFLFTGGGPAGATRTILLYIYDKAFRNSLGGAYGEATAVSVLLAIALALLSWLYFKLTERWSTT; translated from the coding sequence ATGACGTCTCTCACGGACCCGCAGCGCCGCCGCCCCCGCCGGACACCACTGACCTGGTACCGGGGCGGCGGCCTGTGGAACCTGCTGTTCCTGCTGCCGATGATCGTCGTGTTCGCGGTCTTCAGCTGGTCGCCGATCGTGCAGTCGGTCGTGATGAGCCTGCAGAAGACGAACCTGATCACGTCGGACTGGGTGGGGCTCGCGAACTACACGAAGGTGCTGAGCGACCCGTTGCTCGGCGAAGCGGTGCTGAACACCCTGTGGTTCGCGGTGCTCGCCCTGATCTTCGGGTTCCCTGTTCCGCTGTTCATGGCGGTGCTGATGAGCGAGGTGCGTCGCGCCAAGGGCATCTACTCGGCGCTCGCCTATCTGCCGGTCGTCATCCCGCCGGTGGTCGCGGTGCTGCTGTGGAAGTTCTTCTACTCCGCCGACCCGAACGGCGTCTTCAACACGGTGCTCGGGTGGGTCGGCATCCCGCCGCAGCCGTGGATCCAGGATGCCGTGCAGGCGATGCCCTCACTCGTGCTCGAGGCGACGTGGGCGGGCGCCGGCGGCTCGATCATCATCTACCTCGCCGCGCTGCTCGGCGTGCCGCCAGAGCTCTACGACGCCGCCGAGGTCGACGGGGCCGGTGTGTGGCGCAAGGTCTGGCACGTCACGCTGCCGCAGCTGCGCGGCATCCTCTTCATCATGCTGATCCTGCAGATCATCGCGACCGCGCAGGTGTTCCTCGAGCCGTTCCTGTTCACCGGCGGCGGACCCGCGGGCGCGACCAGAACGATCCTGCTGTACATCTACGACAAGGCGTTCCGGAACAGCCTCGGCGGCGCCTACGGCGAGGCCACCGCGGTGTCAGTGCTGCTCGCGATCGCGCTGGCGCTGCTCAGCTGGCTCTACTTCAAGCTCACCGAACGCTGGAGCACCACATGA
- a CDS encoding extracellular solute-binding protein encodes MKSTRILVAGIAVLATVGALAGCSSGPADSGGKTQLRVATFPPGADAAAYKAFAEQEKQFEKEHPDIDIIGVEYEWKGPTFAVQLAGGSLPDVFTVPFTDTKTLLENGQLTDVTEALGKLGYEDKFNPVILDGVTGSDGKIYGFPRQAYAMGLHYNRDLFTAAGLDPDKPPTTWDEIRAAAKTIAEKTGKAGYAQMAANNTGGWQLTAATVARGARTQTDAEDGSATSTIDNDATKAALQFLHDVRWEDGSFGSKFDLDWGTINQEFAAGNLGMYTSGSDVYTALVRDFGMKPEQYGLAVVPVEGDDPGTLGGGDVAVISPKADQAKKDAAVTWIDWYYMQKLMDEDAAVTDAKTLADSGQAVGTPLLPVLSREQYEKSLTWIEPYINVPRDQMTPFTDSIWEQTPVGEPKKKTQEVYALLDTVVQTVLTQKDADIDALLQKAQTDAQALLDQ; translated from the coding sequence ATGAAGTCAACACGGATCCTCGTCGCGGGCATCGCCGTGCTCGCGACGGTCGGCGCCCTCGCCGGCTGCTCCAGCGGTCCCGCGGACAGCGGCGGCAAGACGCAGCTGCGCGTCGCGACGTTCCCGCCGGGCGCCGACGCCGCCGCGTACAAGGCGTTCGCCGAACAGGAGAAGCAGTTCGAGAAGGAGCATCCCGACATCGACATCATCGGTGTCGAGTACGAGTGGAAGGGGCCGACCTTCGCCGTGCAGCTCGCCGGCGGGAGCCTGCCCGACGTCTTCACCGTGCCGTTCACCGACACCAAGACACTGCTCGAGAACGGCCAGCTCACCGATGTCACCGAGGCGCTGGGGAAGCTCGGGTACGAGGACAAGTTCAACCCGGTGATCCTCGACGGGGTCACCGGATCGGACGGGAAGATCTACGGATTCCCGCGGCAGGCCTACGCGATGGGGCTGCACTACAACCGCGATCTCTTCACCGCTGCCGGGCTCGACCCCGACAAGCCCCCGACGACGTGGGACGAGATCCGTGCCGCAGCCAAGACCATCGCCGAGAAGACGGGCAAGGCCGGCTACGCGCAGATGGCGGCCAACAACACCGGCGGCTGGCAGCTGACCGCAGCCACCGTCGCGCGCGGCGCCCGCACTCAGACCGACGCGGAGGACGGCTCCGCCACCTCGACGATCGACAACGACGCGACCAAGGCTGCGCTGCAGTTCCTGCACGACGTGCGCTGGGAGGACGGATCGTTCGGATCCAAGTTCGACCTGGACTGGGGCACGATCAACCAGGAGTTCGCCGCCGGGAACCTCGGCATGTACACCTCGGGATCCGACGTGTACACCGCGCTCGTGCGCGACTTCGGCATGAAGCCGGAGCAGTACGGGCTGGCCGTGGTGCCGGTCGAGGGCGACGACCCCGGCACGCTCGGCGGCGGCGACGTCGCCGTGATCAGCCCGAAGGCCGACCAGGCGAAGAAGGATGCCGCCGTCACCTGGATCGACTGGTACTACATGCAGAAGCTGATGGATGAGGATGCCGCGGTGACCGACGCGAAGACGCTCGCGGACTCCGGCCAGGCGGTCGGCACGCCGCTGCTGCCGGTGCTGAGCCGGGAGCAGTACGAGAAGTCGCTCACCTGGATCGAGCCGTACATCAACGTGCCGCGCGACCAGATGACGCCGTTCACCGACAGCATCTGGGAGCAGACGCCGGTGGGCGAGCCCAAGAAGAAGACGCAGGAGGTGTACGCGCTCCTCGACACCGTGGTGCAGACCGTGCTCACCCAGAAGGACGCCGACATCGACGCCCTGCTGCAGAAGGCGCAGACCGACGCGCAGGCGCTGCTCGATCAATGA
- a CDS encoding LacI family DNA-binding transcriptional regulator, with translation MSKRLAEVARKVGVSEATVSRVLNDKPGVSDATRQAVLTALDVLGYERPTKLRGERARLVGLVLPELQNPIFPAFAEVIGGGLTQNGYTPVLCTQNAGGVTESDYVDLLLAQQVSGVVFLGGNYTQADAPHEHYSRLKAVNLPTVLVNARIPELDFPTVSTDDVAAAEQAVLHVHQLGHRRIGLVLGPADHLPSRRKVDGARAALARLGGALEDDLIARGLYSLEAGQAGAARLLAAGATAIVCASDPLALGAVRAARRAGLRVPEDVSVVGFDDSALMGCTEPPLTTVRQPIEAMGRAAIELLLSQIAGGSEAGTELLFEPELVLRSSTGPARS, from the coding sequence ATGTCCAAACGTCTGGCGGAGGTCGCTCGCAAGGTCGGCGTGAGCGAGGCGACGGTGAGTCGCGTGCTGAACGACAAGCCGGGGGTCTCGGATGCCACGCGGCAGGCGGTGCTCACCGCACTCGACGTGCTGGGCTATGAGCGGCCGACGAAGCTGCGCGGCGAGCGCGCCCGCCTGGTCGGCCTGGTGCTGCCCGAGCTGCAGAATCCGATCTTCCCCGCATTCGCGGAGGTCATCGGCGGCGGGCTGACGCAGAACGGGTACACGCCGGTGCTGTGCACGCAGAACGCCGGCGGCGTGACGGAGTCCGACTACGTCGACCTGCTCCTCGCGCAGCAGGTCTCGGGAGTCGTCTTCCTCGGCGGCAACTACACCCAGGCGGATGCTCCGCACGAGCACTACTCCCGGCTCAAGGCGGTGAACCTCCCCACGGTCCTGGTCAACGCGCGGATCCCGGAGCTCGACTTCCCGACCGTCTCGACCGATGACGTCGCGGCCGCCGAGCAGGCGGTGCTGCACGTGCATCAGCTCGGGCACCGCAGGATCGGACTGGTCCTCGGGCCGGCCGACCACCTCCCGTCACGGAGGAAGGTCGACGGTGCGCGCGCGGCGCTCGCGCGCTTGGGCGGCGCACTGGAAGACGACCTGATCGCGCGCGGGCTGTACTCGCTCGAGGCCGGCCAGGCCGGAGCGGCGAGGCTGCTCGCCGCCGGCGCCACCGCCATCGTGTGCGCGAGCGACCCGCTGGCGCTCGGCGCCGTGCGGGCAGCCCGACGCGCCGGTCTGCGCGTGCCCGAGGACGTCAGCGTCGTGGGCTTCGACGACTCCGCGCTGATGGGCTGCACCGAGCCCCCGCTCACCACCGTCCGTCAGCCCATCGAGGCGATGGGCCGCGCGGCCATCGAGCTGCTGCTGTCGCAGATCGCCGGCGGCTCTGAAGCGGGGACCGAACTGCTCTTCGAGCCGGAGCTCGTGCTCCGCTCGTCGACGGGCCCCGCCCGCAGCTGA